In the genome of Meiothermus sp. CFH 77666, one region contains:
- a CDS encoding transposase, producing MGHKRSPRPSCRAGKAAQPRTSLHLQVARIIYAQTQTVFPEYSHPNSPKKYTLPQLAACVMLCFYFKMSYRDFEELLRMSQELREALELEEVPHYSTLSRMYQRFRASHLDEMNRQLLQSLGVVEEAVALDNHWC from the coding sequence ATGGGTCATAAACGCTCCCCAAGACCTTCTTGCCGGGCGGGTAAAGCAGCCCAGCCACGAACGAGCCTGCACCTGCAGGTTGCGCGAATCATCTACGCCCAGACCCAAACGGTCTTTCCCGAGTACAGCCACCCCAATAGCCCCAAGAAATACACCCTCCCCCAACTGGCCGCCTGCGTTATGTTGTGCTTCTACTTCAAGATGAGCTACCGTGACTTTGAAGAGCTTTTGCGGATGAGCCAGGAACTCAGGGAGGCACTGGAACTCGAAGAGGTGCCTCACTACAGCACCCTCAGCCGGATGTATCAGCGCTTTCGTGCAAGTCACCTGGATGAGATGAACCGGCAGTTATTGCAGAGCTTAGGGGTGGTGGAGGAGGCAGTAGCCTTAGATAATCACTGGTGCTAG